AATTCCCGCCGCCCGTGAAGGACGGCGGGACGATTAAAACTTCTTACTTCGCAGGCGCCTGCTGGGCGGCCTGCACGCCGCTCCCGTACTTCGAGACTATCCATTTCGTTATGTACGGGAAGACTATTATCGAGAACACCAGCACCACGGCCATCTGCGCCGTAACGCTTTCCACATAAGGCTGATACTGCGGCAGACGCTCGCCGATGACGCGCGGAGCGACCACGGCGAAACCTCCGAGGCAGGTCGCGGCCACAGAAGCGTATCCGGGACGCTTCAGGATGAACCTGTCCGTCGCTATCATGATCGGCATGAATATGAAGAGGTGTATCGCTATCAGGATAACCTCAGCGATGCCGACGTTCAATATCGCCTTCATGTTGATGCTCGCGCCGAGGCACGCACCGACGAACATAAGAACGACGGGCGTCGCGGTCGAGAACATCTTCCTGATCTTCTCGTCGGCGTTGGCTAGTATCATGCCGAGCGAGAACGGAATGAGCGTCGATATCGCGCTCATATAGTCGAAGCCGGTGCCGTCGGCTATACCGAGGATGACGAGCGGCGTCGCCGGGACCGCTATGAGGTTGATGACGCCCATCGCGGCCTTGTCGATGTTGTCGCCGTAGGACTGCATAAGCCCTGCGTAGACGCCGGGGTTGCAGTTCGCCAGGACTATCGTTATCGCCATCGCGGAGACTCCGCAGAAGCCGTCGAGGCCGAAGAACTTTATCGTCAGCCACGAGCCGATGTAGGCCACGGCGAGGCGCACCACCACAAGGACGCCGCCGCGCGAGCAGATCGCGCGAA
The sequence above is drawn from the Cloacibacillus sp. An23 genome and encodes:
- a CDS encoding 2-keto-3-deoxygluconate permease, with amino-acid sequence MDILGKVNKVPGGIMVVPMIITAVINTFVPGVLKIGGPTTGAFSGAGAMAFIGALLFTAGSQAKYSDLRAICSRGGVLVVVRLAVAYIGSWLTIKFFGLDGFCGVSAMAITIVLANCNPGVYAGLMQSYGDNIDKAAMGVINLIAVPATPLVILGIADGTGFDYMSAISTLIPFSLGMILANADEKIRKMFSTATPVVLMFVGACLGASINMKAILNVGIAEVILIAIHLFIFMPIMIATDRFILKRPGYASVAATCLGGFAVVAPRVIGERLPQYQPYVESVTAQMAVVLVFSIIVFPYITKWIVSKYGSGVQAAQQAPAK